In Triticum aestivum cultivar Chinese Spring chromosome 5B, IWGSC CS RefSeq v2.1, whole genome shotgun sequence, the following proteins share a genomic window:
- the LOC123111313 gene encoding probable inactive serine/threonine-protein kinase bub1, translated as MAAAADHQHGHIDKEKEKELLSSVVGDIRCYSGSDPLRPWLRGIRRLEGALPPATLREKLPRFLQKCAEEFQDEPRYRDDPRYLRVWIQMMDYVKDAKPLLKKLETNRIGLKRAAFYMAYAIYYEKRRRFQDAEQMYRVGIQNLAEPIEELHKSHDQFIYRMELYQKRKDKEGMPNRVKPLPKCANQVDGQSRNYTELKSNPVQKLGSSSNSSLCRYPPLGHAKDGVPSRGTSGDNKNLSRCNSDDTAVVRFVGSALVGKSETEDACHHGLVEPTINLKEAMDDINSMFLEPVEPETMLKKRLKRDQPKFNQQASALHIFVDEEQLNSSDSNTLHGKNTMSVHPKFSQQTSAFEIFVDEDCPNATNQNVGQNRKSNKENNQQTSGFEFFVDENEPKGNDQNVMCHKNTRCPRPLHDSARQQGMGDFQKLFVGGFAILADDEDEQCANNDDGVRINSRSMHPHNKLTMLHAEQADKETRHGEGEIPLNFGLREDTIIRRFVGSAVVDEPKVENACHHGLVDPTINLKEAMSDINNMFGKPLNFQDGKKPNRKTNAVSERKAAPVSGFSILADDDISKDPAAKDKSSNSCTFGSESGLFEPTITTRNVMSEINEMFGMSLDF; from the exons atggccgccgccgccgaccaccagCACGGCCACAtcgacaaggagaaggagaaggagctcCTCTCATCGGTGGTTGGCGACATCCGCTGTTACTCCGGTTCCGACCCCCTCCGCCCATGGCTCCG GGGGATCCGGAGGCTGGAGGGGGCGCTACCTCCGGCGACGCTGCGGGAGAAGCTACCGAGGTTCCTCCAGAAGTGCGCCGAAGAGTTCCAGGACGAGCCCCGGTACCGCGACGACCCACGGTACCTCCGCGTCTGGATCCAGATG ATGGACTATGTGAAGGACGCAAAGCCATTGCTGAAGAAGTTGGAGACGAACAGAATAGGCCTCAAGAGAGCTGCGTTTTATATGGCTTACGCGATATATTATGAGAAGCGTAGGAGGTTTCAGGACGCAGAGCAGATGTACCGCGTGGGAATCCAGAA CCTTGCAGAGCCTATCGAGGAGTTACACAAATCACATGATCAGTTTATCTATCGCATGGAGTTATACCAGAAGAGGAAAGATAAA GAAGGAATGCCTAACAGAGTTAAACCACTTCCTAAATGTGCAAACCAAGTTGATG GTCAAAGCAGAAATTATACAGAACTTAAGTCCAATCCAGTGCAAAAATTGGGAAGTAGTTCAAATTCTTCATTGTGCCGTTATCCTCCATTAGGTCATGCTAAAGATGGTGTACCATCCAGAGGCACCTCAGGAGATAACAAGAATTTGTCTCGTTGTAATAGTGATGATACTGCAGTTGTACGATTTGTTGGCTCTGCATTGGTTGGAAAGTCAGAAACTGAAGATGCTTGTCATCATGGCCTCGTTGAACCAACTATAAACTTGAAGGAGGCTATGGATGACATCAATAGCATGTTTCTAGAGCCAGTGGAACCCGAGACAATGCTCAAGAAACGCTTGAAGCGTGATCAACCAAAGTTTAATCAGCAGGCAAGTGCACTTCATATCTTTGTTGATGAAGAACAACTTAACAGTAGTGATTCAAACACTCTCCATGGCAAGAACACAATGTCAGTCCATCCAAAGTTCAGTCAACAAACAAGTGCATTTGAAATATTTGTTGATGAAGATTGTCCTAATGCTACCAACCAAAATGTGGGCCAAAACAGGAAAAGTAACAAGGAAAACAATCAACAAACAAGTGGGTTTGAATTCTTTGTTGATGAAAATGAGCCTAAGGGCAATGATCAAAATGTCATGTGTCACAAGAACACTAGGTGTCCTCGACCATTACATGATTCAGCAAGGCAGCAGGGCATGGGTGACTTCCAAAAGCTATTTGTGGGAGGGTTTGCAATATTGGCGGATGATGAAGATGAACAATGTGCGAACAACGATGATGGTGTTAGGATAAATTCCAGAAGTATGCATCCTCATAATAAGCTTACTATGCTCCATGCAGAACAAGCTGATAAAGAAACAAGACATGGCGAAGGTGAGATTCCTTTAAATTTTGGACTTCGAGAAGACACAATCATTCGTAGGTTTGTGGGATCTGCTGTTGTTGATGAGCCTAAAGTGGAAAATGCATGCCACCATGGGTTAGTTGATCCAACCATCAATTTGAAGGAGGCTATGTCTGATATAAACAACATGTTTGGAAAACCACTGAACTTCCAGGATGGTAAAAAACCAAACAGGAAAACGAATGCAGTATCAGAGAGAAAAGCAGCTCCTGTTTCTGGTTTCTCCATATTAGCTGATGATGACATTAGCAAGGACCCTGCTGCTAAAGACAAATCAAGCAATTCCTGTACATTTGGATCTGAGAGTGGTCTATTTGAGCCCACTATCACTACCCGCAACGTCATGTCGGAGATCAATGAAATGTTTGGAATGTCACTTGACTTCTAA